The following nucleotide sequence is from Melioribacteraceae bacterium.
AAGATGAACAGCATAGAGTAACCGCTTCTGCGCAATTGAATCATCCGAATGACAATAGTGAAAATGTTTCTGCTGGTGTAGAGTATTCATGGAAAGAAATCCTTTACGTTAGAGGTGGTTATAAAATAAATGTAGAGGGTCAAGATTTTACATTTGGAGCTGGAGTTAGTGCCCCAATAAGTTTTGCCGACATAACATTTGATTATGCCTATGCAAAATTTTCTAAGTTAGGTTCTGCTCATAGATTCTCATTATTGTTAGGGTTCTAAAATAAAATGAAGACGATTTTAATTATAATTTCGCTTTTTGTATTTGCATTATTATACACATCATGTGCTGATAAATTCGATGTAACTCAATTTGATTCGGCTTTTGATGATAATCCAAACATTGGCGACACGGTATATATTCAACAATTTCCCGTTTGGCAAGGATTTAATAATCCTAAAGATTTAATTATTGGTAGGGAACCATTTTTGTACGTAGCAGATACTGATAATGATAGGATTGTAATGATGAATGTTGCCGGCGATAATCTTGGAAACATTTCAATCAAAAAACCTATTGCACTTGCACAGGACTATCAATTAAATCTTATTGTTTGTGCGGAATATGACACTACCATAAATGGTACACAAATAAATATGGGTGCGGTTTACAAAATAAATTTAGTTGATGCCGGACACATAATTGCAAACGCTAAAATTACCCGCTTATTACCCAAATCTAATTTTGATTTTAATCGACCTAATAGAAGATATACGGGTGCTGCAGTTTTCAGTGACAATTCGTTTTATATCTCGCGAACGGGACCGGAAAACAATAATCCGATAGACCCTGATAATGTAATTATGATCTTTAGAAAGAAGACTTTAACCGACGGGACAAAAGTAGATACATTAGTTGGAAGTTTACCGTCATTTCAACCGACTGGAACAGGATTGATGTCCGCCTATGAAATAAGTTCACTTACTTCGCTTAATAATGGCACTATTGATTTTATAATGACCTTAACCGGTGACACAAGTTTTAAAACACAATGGTTAAGATATATTCAAACGACAGATTTCACCGGTTATCAAAGCAGGCTCTCCGCTTTTTCATCTGATCTTATGGCAGTTGATAAGTTTGAAAAGCCTGAAGACGCAACGATAGATAATGTTGGCAATATTTACGTTGCAGATGCAGCAAAGGATTCGGTATTTAAGTTCAGCAATTTCGGTGATGAGTTAACATCATTTGGTGGAAGTGACTTATTAAATTCTCCTCATGCTGTGGGTTATTTTGACAGAACACTCTATGTACTCGATACAGGTAATAACAGAATTTTGCGATTTATTTTATCGACAGAATTAGATTAACTCTTTGAAAAATTAAAGTATTTTTTTTGCTCTTTTAATCTTCGGATTCATAATATGGAAAAACACCTTCGAGTGCTATTATTGGCACTCTTGTTTTCAGCGAACTTACTTTTTAGCCAAGAATTAGTAAAAATTGCTACTTACAACGTCTTGAATTATCCCGATAATTCGTTTACAAGAAATCCTTACTTTGCATTGATAATGGACGAGATTGATCCGGATATTTTAGTTGTTCAAGAAATTAAAAGCCAAACGGGAGTTAATCAATTCAGATCAAATGTGCTAGGCTCAAAATATAATGCTGGGACATTTGTTGACGGACCCGATGATGACAGAGCGATTTTTTATAAAGACTCTCTATTTACGTTTGTTTCAAATAATCCAATCAAGACAAGTCTTAGAGATATAAATGAGTTTACTGTAGTTCATAACTTTACTCAAGATACACTTAGATTATATGGACTGCATCTTAAGGCCTCGAGCGGTTCGGATAACGAGCAACGAAGATTAGATGAAGTTACAGCATTAAGAAGTGTAACCGATCAGTTATCTGATGGAGTGTATTTTATAGTTCTCGGCGACTTCAATGTTTATTCATCGTTTGAACCGGCTTATATAAAGCTTCTGGATAATTCAACGCCCGGATATGTGATAGACCCAATAAACAAACCGGGAGGCTGGAATAATAATTCTGCTTTTGCAGAAGTTCATACTCAATCGACTAGAACTGATAATATAGGCGACGGTGGATCGACAGGGGGTCTTGACGATCGCTTTG
It contains:
- a CDS encoding T9SS type A sorting domain-containing protein, with protein sequence MEKHLRVLLLALLFSANLLFSQELVKIATYNVLNYPDNSFTRNPYFALIMDEIDPDILVVQEIKSQTGVNQFRSNVLGSKYNAGTFVDGPDDDRAIFYKDSLFTFVSNNPIKTSLRDINEFTVVHNFTQDTLRLYGLHLKASSGSDNEQRRLDEVTALRSVTDQLSDGVYFIVLGDFNVYSSFEPAYIKLLDNSTPGYVIDPINKPGGWNNNSAFAEVHTQSTRTDNIGDGGSTGGLDDRFDQILISESIYQPGGVDYVSGTYTSFGNDGNHFNGSINDGTNTAVGSEVANALYIASDHLPVYAVFDFGISTGVDDPENSELNFELSQNYPNPFNPSTKISYSLSENSNVIIKIYDILGKQIVELVNEIKLAGTYTTEWNASDYSSGIYFYSIEASSISSGKYFSNTKKMMLVK